One region of Cydia pomonella isolate Wapato2018A chromosome 9, ilCydPomo1, whole genome shotgun sequence genomic DNA includes:
- the LOC133520919 gene encoding eukaryotic translation initiation factor 1A, X-chromosomal: MPKNKGKGGKNRRRGKNENETEKRELVFKEDGQEYAQVTKMLGNGRLEAMCFDGTKRLCHIRGKLRKKVWINQGDIILIGLRDYQDAKADVILKYTPDEARNLKTYGEFPETVRINETVVYSVDGLDEDIEFGDEVSSEDEADAVDAI; the protein is encoded by the coding sequence ATGCcgaaaaataaaggaaaaggaGGTAAAAACCGGAGGAGGGGTAAGAACGAGAATGAAACTGAGAAGCGTGAATTAGTATTCAAAGAAGACGGACAGGAGTACGCCCAAGTCACAAAGATGCTCGGTAATGGCCGCTTGGAGGCCATGTGCTTCGATGGCACAAAACGTCTTTGTCATATTCGAGGGAAGCTAAGGAAAAAGGTATGGATAAACCAAGGTGACATCATACTGATAGGCCTACGAGATTACCAAGACGCCAAGGCAGATGTCATCCTAAAGTACACTCCTGACGAGGCAAGGAATCTGAAGACGTACGGAGAGTTCCCAGAAACAGTGCGCATCAATGAGACTGTGGTCTATTCTGTGGATGGTCTGGATGAGGACATTGAATTCGGCGATGAAGTTAGTTCAGAAGATGAAGCTGATGCAGTAGATGCTATATGA